A single Dunckerocampus dactyliophorus isolate RoL2022-P2 chromosome 2, RoL_Ddac_1.1, whole genome shotgun sequence DNA region contains:
- the LOC129177194 gene encoding transcription factor E2-alpha-like isoform X1 translates to MTAVGTDKELSDLLDFSAMFELPVSSGKNRPTTLASSQFGGSGVDERNGSTSWGPGEQNSPSFSQGRCFGEEGIYSAQDGIPPGTVFGTGVAGKAERGPYSSFATQPGFLPSEIAMPSPDALSPSGLKPASQFYSSYEGNNSRRRPAQDPIDSQPKKIRKVPPGLPSSVCTSASSDEFNRDNVGYSASKAGSIYPPPFYMQEGLHPPSDSWGSAGSMVQPAYTSMLGNPPHLSQHGPFTAINPQDRLKRQPLPLSPQNYPLHGSEVNGAHPAGFHSGSNSYGVPSHTPPIAANRGAVPGSSGDEIGKALASIYPSDPNSNGYSSSPSTPSGSPQAASGSASQWTRSSGQATPSPNFHGGLQAMPNKLEDRLDEAINVLQRHAGGQGGLAEMQSLLASGLGLPPAFSSAALGLASRLPGLLSSHHEDSAGLPSSGGLLHGHHGSTSALPGSQTDGFTSVASSLNRPTGAEIKRENKQDDENCSVTDKSEDENKELKTHLRASLNEDDDEEDLPVEIKAGREKVRRMANNARERLRVRDINEAFKELGRMCQLHLNYEKPQTKLNVLQQAVNVILNLEQQVRERNLNPKAACLKRREEEKGSGVDPQMQLGGGHTGL, encoded by the exons GGGTTGATGAGAGGAATGGGTCCACTTCCTGGGGGCCTGGAGAGCAGAACAGCCCGTCTTTCAGTCAGGGCAGG TGTTTTGGCGAAGAGGGCATTTACAGTGCGCAAGATGGCATTCCACCTGGCACCGTGTTTGGCACAGGGGTTGCTG GGAAGGCTGAGAGAGGACCATACTCATCATTTGCAACACAG CCGGGCTTTCTGCCCAGTGAGATAGCCATGCCCAGTCCTGATGCCCTTTCACCCTCTGGTTTGAAGCCCGCATCCCAATTTTATTCCTCCTATGAGGGCAACAATTCTCGCAGACGACCCGCACAAGATCCCATTG ACTCACAGCCAAAAAAGATCCGGAAGGTGCCCCCTGGCCTGCCTTCCTCT GTTTGTACCTCTGCATCAAGCGATGAATTTAACAGGGACAATGTGGGCTACTCTGCTTCCAAAGCAGGAAGCATTTACCCACCACCCTTCTACATGCAAG AAGGCCTCCACCCACCCTCCGATTCATGGGGTTCTGCTGGGTCGATGGTCCAGCCTGCATATACTTCCATGCTGGGTAACCCCCCCCATCTCAGCCAGCATGGTCCCTTCACTGCCATCAACCCCCAAGACAGACTG AAACGTCAGCCGCTGCCCCTCTCACCCCAAAACTACCCCCTACATGGCAGTGAAGTGAACGGGGCCCACCCGGCCGGCTTCCACTCTGGCTCCAACAGCTATGGAGTTCCCAGCCACACGCCTCCTATTGCTG CCAATCGGGGAGCAGTACCTGGAAGTTCTGGTGACGAGATTGGGAAAGCGCTGGCATCT ATCTATCCTTCAGATCCAAACAGCAATGGCTACTCTTCGTCCCCATCCACCCCCTCCGGTTCTCCGCAAGCCGCATCAG GGTCTGCTTCCCAGTGGACAAGGTCATCTGGACAAGCTACACCTTCACCTAACTTTCATGGGGGACTTCAGGCAATG CCTAATAAACTGGAGGACCGCCTTGATGAAGCCATTAATGTTCTTCAACGCCATGCCGGTGGGCAAGGAGGACTAGCTGAGATGCAGAGTCTGCTGGCATCTGGTTTGGGCTTACCTCCAGCTTTTAGTAGTGCAGCGCTTGGCCTTGCCAGTCGCCTGCCTGGACTG CTCTCAAGTCACCATGAAGACTCTGCTGGCCTGCCCTCTAGTGGAGGGCTTTTGCATGGTCACCACGGCTCCACATCTGCCCTGCCAGGCTCCCAGACTGATGGTTTCACCA GTGTGGCTAGCAGCCTAAATCGTCCCACTGGTGCTGAAATCAAACGGGAGAACAAGCAGGATGATGAAAACTGCTCTGTTACTGACAAGTCGGAGGATGAGAACAAAGAGTTGAAGACTCATCTTCGAGCAAG TCTGAATGAGGATGACGATGAAGAAGATCTACCAGTGGAGATTAAAGCTGGGCGGGAGAAAGTGCGGAGGATGGCTAACAATGCCCGTGAGCGGCTCCGTGTGCGGGACATCAACGAGGCCTTTAAGGAGCTGGGCCGCATGTGTCAGCTCCATCTGAACTATGAGAAACCGCAGACCAAATTGAACGTACTCCAACAGGCAGTTAACGTTATACTCAACCTGGAGCAGCAAGTCAGAG AGCGAAATCTGAATCCAAAGGCTGCCTGCCTCAAGAGAAGAGAGGAGGAGAAAGGGTCGGGTGTGGACCCCCAGATGCAGCTCGGCGGGGGTCACACAGGTCTCTGA
- the LOC129177194 gene encoding transcription factor E2-alpha-like isoform X2, translating into MTAVGTDKELSDLLDFSAMFELPVSSGKNRPTTLASSQFGGSGVDERNGSTSWGPGEQNSPSFSQGRCFGEEGIYSAQDGIPPGTVFGTGVAGKAERGPYSSFATQPGFLPSEIAMPSPDALSPSGLKPASQFYSSYEGNNSRRRPAQDPIDSQPKKIRKVPPGLPSSVCTSASSDEFNRDNVGYSASKAGSIYPPPFYMQEGLHPPSDSWGSAGSMVQPAYTSMLGNPPHLSQHGPFTAINPQDRLKRQPLPLSPQNYPLHGSEVNGAHPAGFHSGSNSYGVPSHTPPIAANRGAVPGSSGDEIGKALASIYPSDPNSNGYSSSPSTPSGSPQAASGSASQWTRSSGQATPSPNFHGGLQAMPNKLEDRLDEAINVLQRHAGGQGGLAEMQSLLASGLGLPPAFSSAALGLASRLPGLLSSHHEDSAGLPSSGGLLHGHHGSTSALPGSQTDGFTSVASSLNRPTGAEIKRENKQDDENCSVTDKSEDENKELKTHLRASVVTVTDENLTAEEKEQRERERRLANNARERVRVRDINEAFRELGRMCQVHLQSDKAQTKLVILQQAVQVILGLEKQVRGRSANPV; encoded by the exons GGGTTGATGAGAGGAATGGGTCCACTTCCTGGGGGCCTGGAGAGCAGAACAGCCCGTCTTTCAGTCAGGGCAGG TGTTTTGGCGAAGAGGGCATTTACAGTGCGCAAGATGGCATTCCACCTGGCACCGTGTTTGGCACAGGGGTTGCTG GGAAGGCTGAGAGAGGACCATACTCATCATTTGCAACACAG CCGGGCTTTCTGCCCAGTGAGATAGCCATGCCCAGTCCTGATGCCCTTTCACCCTCTGGTTTGAAGCCCGCATCCCAATTTTATTCCTCCTATGAGGGCAACAATTCTCGCAGACGACCCGCACAAGATCCCATTG ACTCACAGCCAAAAAAGATCCGGAAGGTGCCCCCTGGCCTGCCTTCCTCT GTTTGTACCTCTGCATCAAGCGATGAATTTAACAGGGACAATGTGGGCTACTCTGCTTCCAAAGCAGGAAGCATTTACCCACCACCCTTCTACATGCAAG AAGGCCTCCACCCACCCTCCGATTCATGGGGTTCTGCTGGGTCGATGGTCCAGCCTGCATATACTTCCATGCTGGGTAACCCCCCCCATCTCAGCCAGCATGGTCCCTTCACTGCCATCAACCCCCAAGACAGACTG AAACGTCAGCCGCTGCCCCTCTCACCCCAAAACTACCCCCTACATGGCAGTGAAGTGAACGGGGCCCACCCGGCCGGCTTCCACTCTGGCTCCAACAGCTATGGAGTTCCCAGCCACACGCCTCCTATTGCTG CCAATCGGGGAGCAGTACCTGGAAGTTCTGGTGACGAGATTGGGAAAGCGCTGGCATCT ATCTATCCTTCAGATCCAAACAGCAATGGCTACTCTTCGTCCCCATCCACCCCCTCCGGTTCTCCGCAAGCCGCATCAG GGTCTGCTTCCCAGTGGACAAGGTCATCTGGACAAGCTACACCTTCACCTAACTTTCATGGGGGACTTCAGGCAATG CCTAATAAACTGGAGGACCGCCTTGATGAAGCCATTAATGTTCTTCAACGCCATGCCGGTGGGCAAGGAGGACTAGCTGAGATGCAGAGTCTGCTGGCATCTGGTTTGGGCTTACCTCCAGCTTTTAGTAGTGCAGCGCTTGGCCTTGCCAGTCGCCTGCCTGGACTG CTCTCAAGTCACCATGAAGACTCTGCTGGCCTGCCCTCTAGTGGAGGGCTTTTGCATGGTCACCACGGCTCCACATCTGCCCTGCCAGGCTCCCAGACTGATGGTTTCACCA GTGTGGCTAGCAGCCTAAATCGTCCCACTGGTGCTGAAATCAAACGGGAGAACAAGCAGGATGATGAAAACTGCTCTGTTACTGACAAGTCGGAGGATGAGAACAAAGAGTTGAAGACTCATCTTCGAGCAAG CGTTGTCACAGTGACCGATGAGAACCTCACTGCCGAGGAGAAGGAGCAGAGGGAGCGCGAGCGACGCCTAGCTAACAATGCTAGGGAGCGGGTGCGTGTGCGAGACATAAATGAAGCCTTCAGAGAGCTGGGCAGGATGTGTCAGGTTCACCTGCAGAGCGACAAGGCCCAGACCAAGCTTGTCATCTTGCAGCAGGCTGTCCAGGTCATACTGGGCCTGGAGAAGCAGGTGCGAGGTAGGTCAGCCAATCCAGTCTGA
- the LOC129176975 gene encoding cytochrome b-c1 complex subunit 10 codes for MLSKVIGQKYVAVAKSWVPTLAVWGTVGGVAMIHFTDWRLFLDYVPYISGKFKKDE; via the exons ATGTTGAGTAAAGTGATCGGCCAGAAATATGTGGCAGTTGCTAAGTCGTG GGTCCCAACACTGGCTGTATGGGGAACAGTTGGCGGTGTAGCCATGATTCACTTTACAGACTGGCGATTGTTTTTGGACTATGTGCCCTATATCAGTGGAAAGTTCAAGAAGGATGAATAG